A DNA window from Drosophila sechellia strain sech25 chromosome X, ASM438219v1, whole genome shotgun sequence contains the following coding sequences:
- the LOC6620599 gene encoding AT-rich binding protein: MGFPRILSKNNKIYTKLGEFCLSGDSFWIVCHTCQEELQTQDQFWKHIQDEHNFLHGVAKEHSRTSSYCLTDVEAAAAAATPGSSSQQGATAISVPLALYTCSTKYSEEEQREVELHEQQVQVQQQVQHQVQQQQAQQQQQQQSQQHGHQQHQVQQQHAHQQLQQQRDVAKELAELHANAVAAAAAAATVVSTGEGTTRSNSAIDIKIEPSSLTLTPEMQAAAAAGGTIYHLPQLVPPPVPPPPPASGFVSVSASTSTSNTVSTTPPNALQQQQQLNMSVVPSAAAMLAASQEQLPKDSNSTTASAGSAVSSDDGERWYVCDYETCGLKFKYKSRMELHRVVHSKERRFNCELCSASFKQSCNLSTHRKKKHALRGIKSEILPQRF, from the exons ATGGGTTTTCCGCGCATCCTcagcaagaacaacaagatCTACACCAAGCTTGGCGAGTTCTGTTTGTCGGGGGATAGCTTCTGGATTGTTTGTCACACGTGCCAAGAGGAGCTTCAGACACAGGATCAGTTCTGGAAGCACATACAGGATGAGCATAATTTCCTGCACGGGGTGGCAAAG GAACACAGTCGTACATCCAGCTACTGCCTAACGGATGTGGAGgctgcggcggcagcagcaacgccAGGAAGCAGCTCCCAGCAAGGCGCGACAGCGATCAGTGTGCCACTGGCCCTTTACACCTGCTCAACCAAGTACTCTGAGGAGGAACAACGGGAGGTGGAACTGCACGAACAGCAGGTTCAAGTACAACAGCAGGTGCAACACCaagtgcaacaacagcaagcgcagcagcaacaacaacaacagtctCAGCAGCACGggcaccagcagcaccaggTTCAACAACAACATGCTCACCAGCAGCTCCAACAGCAGCGGGATGTTGCCAAGGAGCTGGCTGAACTCCATGCCAATGCGGTAGCTGCCGCTGCAGCCGCCGCAACTGTGGTATCCACAGGCGAAGGAACTACACGTAGCAACAGCGCCATCGACATTAAGATAGAGCCCAGCAGTCTGACACTTACACCCGAAATGcaggctgctgctgcagctggtgGGACCATTTACCATCTGCCACAGCTAGTTCCACCACCTGTACCGCCTCCACCGCCAGCGTCCGGATTTGTTAGCGTCAGCGCCAGTACCAGCACCTCCAATACGGTCAGCACCACGCCCCCTAATGctctacagcagcagcagcaactaaaCATGTCTGTCGTTCCTTCGGCCGCCGCTATGCTAGCCGCCAGTCAGGAACAGCTGCCTAAGGACTCTAACAGCACGACGGCCAGCGCCGGGAGTGCTGTGTCTTCAGATGACGGAGAACGGTGGTACGTCTGCGATTACGAGACTTGTGGTTTGAAGTTTAAGTATAAGTCTAGAATGGAGCTGCATCGTGTAGTTCACAGCAAGGAGCGGCGGTTCAATTGCGAACTGTGCAGTGCGTCCTTCAAGCAGTCGTGCAACCTATCAAcgcaccgaaaaaaaaagcaCGCACTGAGAGGCATCAAAAGCGAGATATTGCCGCAGCGCTTTTAG
- the LOC6620593 gene encoding uncharacterized protein LOC6620593: MASRLSGISLSPVVIQRRLQPLRKRYRLEKISYLQSVVEGKQAEFISGFEHYTEIECLHKHIDPYVCAVRRKIFENLVGHQIHVQSNCEVKKLGNAKNQEMRKRIKEGLNEEKKLQLIS, encoded by the coding sequence ATGGCATCACGACTTTCGGGGATTAGCCTGTCGCCCGTGGTTATCCAGCGACGGTTGCAACCGCTGCGCAAGCGATATCGACTGGAAAAGATAAGCTATCTGCAAAGTGTGGTGGAGGGAAAGCAGGCCGAATTTATATCCGGATTCGAACACTACACGGAAATCGAGTGCCTGCACAAGCACATCGACCCTTATGTGTGTGCTGTTCGTAGAAAGATTTTTGAGAATCTAGTAGGTCACCAAATCCATGTGCAGAGCAACTGTGAAGTGAAAAAATTGGGTAATGCTAAAAACCAGGAGATGAGAAAACGCATAAAAGAAGGGCTAAATGAAGAGAagaagttgcagttgatttctTAA
- the LOC116800180 gene encoding protein suppressor of forked isoform X1: MSSARDLIKVDIEWGMERLVRAQQVVELRPYDIESWSVMIREAQTRPIHEVRSLYESLVNVFPTTARYWKLYIEMEMRCRYYERVEKLFQRCLVKILNIDLWKLYLTYVKETKSGLSTHKEKMAQAYDFALEKIGMDLHSFSIWQDYIYFLRGVEAVGNYAENQKITAVRRVYQKAVVTPIVGIEQLWKDYIAFEQNINPIISEKMSLERSKDYMNARRVAKELEYHTKGLNRNLPAVPPTLTKEEVKQVELWKRFITYEKSNPLRTEDTALVTRRVMFATEQCLLVLTHHPAVWHQASQFLDTSARVLTEKGDVQAAKIFADECANILERSINGVLNRNALLYFAYADFEEGRLKYEKVHSMYNKLLQLPDIDPTLVYVQYMKFARRAEGIKSARSIFKKAREDVRSRYHIFVAAALMEYYCSKDKEIAFRIFELGLKRFGGSPEYVMCYIDYLSHLNEDNNTRVLFERVLSSGGLSPHKSVEVWNRFLEFESNIGDLSSIVKVERRRSAVFENLKEYEGKETAQLVDRYKFLDLYPCTSTELKSIGYAENVGIILNKVGGGAQSQNTGEVETDSEATPPLPRPDFSQMIPFKPRPCAHPGAHPLAGGVFPQPPALAALCATLPPPNSFRGPFVSVELLFDIFMRLNLPDSAPQPNGDNELSPKIFDLAKSVHWIVDTSTYTGVQHSVTAIPPRRRRLLPGGDDSDDELQTAVPPSHDIYRLRQLKRFAKSN, from the exons ATGTCTTCGGCCAGAGACCTTATCAAAGTCGACATA GAATGGGGCATGGAGCGCCTGGTGCGAGCTCAGCAAGTGGTGGAGCTGCGGCCCTATGACATCGAGTCCTGGAGTGTCATGATCCGCGAGGCCCAAACGCGGCCAATCCACGAAGTACGCAGCCTTTACGAGTCGCTAGTTAATGTGTTCCCGACAACCGCTCGGTACTGGAAGCTATACATTGAGATGGAGATGCGCTGCCGGTACTACGAACGCGTAGAGAAACTTTTCCAACGCTGCCTAGTCAAGATTTTAAACATCGACCTATGGAAGCTCTATCTTACCTACGTGAAGGAAACCAAGTCGGGTCTAAGCACTCACAA AGAAAAAATGGCCCAGGCTTATGATTTTGCACTGGAGAAAATCGGCATGGATCTACACTCGTTCAGCATCTGGCAGGATTACATATACTTTCTGCGGGGCGTTGAAGCAGTGGGCAACTATGCTGAGAACCAGAAGATCACAGCAGTGCGCCGCGTATATCAAAAGGCGGTAGTCACACCTATCGTGGGCATCGAGCAGTTGTGGAAGGACTATATCGCATTCGAGCAAAACATAAACCCTATTATATCAGAGAAGATGAGTCTGGAGCGATCTAA GGATTACATGAACGCCCGTCGTGTTGCCAAAGAGTTGGAATACCACACAAAGGGTCTCAATCGCAACCTGCCAGCCGTCCCGCCCACACTCACAAAGGAGGAGGTGAAGCAAGTGGAGCTGTGGAAGCGCTTTATCACGTATGAGAAGTCTAATCCGTTGCGCACTGAAGATACGGCCCTAGTCACCCGTCGCGTCATGTTCGCCACAGAGCAATGTTTGCTGGTGCTCACCCACCACCCGGCAGTGTGGCACCAGGCTTCCCAATTCCTGGACACCAGTGCTCGCGTGCTCACCGAGAAAGGC GACGTCCAGGCGGCCAAGATTTTTGCGGACGAGTGCGCTAATATACTGGAGCGGTCTATAAACGGCGTGCTAAACCGAAATGCGTTGCTATATTTTGCCTATGCGGACTTTGAAGAAGGACGGCTAAAGTACGAGAAGGTGCACTCCATGTACAACAAGCTGTTACAGTTGCCAGACATTGATCCCACATTG GTCTATGTTCAGTACATGAAGTTCGCCCGTCGTGCTGAGGGGATCAAGTCGGCCCGTAGCATTTTTAAGAAAGCTCGAGAGGACGTAAGGTCGCGCTATCACATTTTCGTGGCCGCTGCTTTGATGGAGTACTATTGCTCCAAGGACAAAGAAATTGCGTTCCGCATCTTCGAGCTGGGATTGAAGCGTTTTGGTGGCAGTCCAGAGTATGTGATGTGCTACATTGACTACCTGTCCCATCTAAACGAGGACAATAATACGCGCGTCCTGTTTGAACGGGTACTTAGTTCAGGTGGTTTGTCGCCGCACAAGAGTGTTGAGGTCTGGAATCGCTTCCTCGAGTTCGAGTCTAATATTGGGGATCTCTCCAGCATCGTTAAGGTCGAACGTCGCCGTAGTGCCGTTTTCGAGAAC CTTAAAGAGTATGAGGGCAAGGAGACCGCCCAGCTGGTTGACCGCTACAAATTTCTGGACCTTTACCCCTGCACCAGCACCGAGCTCAAGTCAATAGGATATGCTGAG AATGTGGGCATTATACTGAACAAGGTGGGTGGTGGAGCTCAAAGCCAGAACACCGGAGAGGTCGAGACAGATAGCGAGGCAACGCCACCGTTGCCACGTCCAGATTTCTCCCAGATGATTCCATTTAAGCCGCGTCCATGTGCTCATCCTGGTGCCCATCCACTTGCAGGTGGTGTATTTCCGCAACCGCCAGCTCTGGCCGCTTTGTGCGCCACCCTGCCTCCACCGAACTCCTTCCGTGGACCGTTCGTTAGCGTAGAGCTACTGTTCGATATCTTCATGCGTCTCAATCTTCCGGACT CCGCACCGCAACCGAATGGAGACAACGAATTGTCGCCTAAGATCTTCGATCTGGCTAAGTCGGTTCACTGGATCGTGGACACAAGCACGTATACGGGGGTGCAGCACAGTGTTACGGCCATTCCACCGCGCCGGCGACGACTGCTGCCTGGGGGCGATGATAGTGACGACGAGCTGCAGACCGCTGTGCCGCCCTCCCACGATATATATCGCCTGCGGCAGCTAAAGCGTTTCGCCAAGTCTAATTAA
- the LOC116800180 gene encoding protein suppressor of forked isoform X2, which translates to MAQAYDFALEKIGMDLHSFSIWQDYIYFLRGVEAVGNYAENQKITAVRRVYQKAVVTPIVGIEQLWKDYIAFEQNINPIISEKMSLERSKDYMNARRVAKELEYHTKGLNRNLPAVPPTLTKEEVKQVELWKRFITYEKSNPLRTEDTALVTRRVMFATEQCLLVLTHHPAVWHQASQFLDTSARVLTEKGDVQAAKIFADECANILERSINGVLNRNALLYFAYADFEEGRLKYEKVHSMYNKLLQLPDIDPTLVYVQYMKFARRAEGIKSARSIFKKAREDVRSRYHIFVAAALMEYYCSKDKEIAFRIFELGLKRFGGSPEYVMCYIDYLSHLNEDNNTRVLFERVLSSGGLSPHKSVEVWNRFLEFESNIGDLSSIVKVERRRSAVFENLKEYEGKETAQLVDRYKFLDLYPCTSTELKSIGYAENVGIILNKVGGGAQSQNTGEVETDSEATPPLPRPDFSQMIPFKPRPCAHPGAHPLAGGVFPQPPALAALCATLPPPNSFRGPFVSVELLFDIFMRLNLPDSAPQPNGDNELSPKIFDLAKSVHWIVDTSTYTGVQHSVTAIPPRRRRLLPGGDDSDDELQTAVPPSHDIYRLRQLKRFAKSN; encoded by the exons ATGGCCCAGGCTTATGATTTTGCACTGGAGAAAATCGGCATGGATCTACACTCGTTCAGCATCTGGCAGGATTACATATACTTTCTGCGGGGCGTTGAAGCAGTGGGCAACTATGCTGAGAACCAGAAGATCACAGCAGTGCGCCGCGTATATCAAAAGGCGGTAGTCACACCTATCGTGGGCATCGAGCAGTTGTGGAAGGACTATATCGCATTCGAGCAAAACATAAACCCTATTATATCAGAGAAGATGAGTCTGGAGCGATCTAA GGATTACATGAACGCCCGTCGTGTTGCCAAAGAGTTGGAATACCACACAAAGGGTCTCAATCGCAACCTGCCAGCCGTCCCGCCCACACTCACAAAGGAGGAGGTGAAGCAAGTGGAGCTGTGGAAGCGCTTTATCACGTATGAGAAGTCTAATCCGTTGCGCACTGAAGATACGGCCCTAGTCACCCGTCGCGTCATGTTCGCCACAGAGCAATGTTTGCTGGTGCTCACCCACCACCCGGCAGTGTGGCACCAGGCTTCCCAATTCCTGGACACCAGTGCTCGCGTGCTCACCGAGAAAGGC GACGTCCAGGCGGCCAAGATTTTTGCGGACGAGTGCGCTAATATACTGGAGCGGTCTATAAACGGCGTGCTAAACCGAAATGCGTTGCTATATTTTGCCTATGCGGACTTTGAAGAAGGACGGCTAAAGTACGAGAAGGTGCACTCCATGTACAACAAGCTGTTACAGTTGCCAGACATTGATCCCACATTG GTCTATGTTCAGTACATGAAGTTCGCCCGTCGTGCTGAGGGGATCAAGTCGGCCCGTAGCATTTTTAAGAAAGCTCGAGAGGACGTAAGGTCGCGCTATCACATTTTCGTGGCCGCTGCTTTGATGGAGTACTATTGCTCCAAGGACAAAGAAATTGCGTTCCGCATCTTCGAGCTGGGATTGAAGCGTTTTGGTGGCAGTCCAGAGTATGTGATGTGCTACATTGACTACCTGTCCCATCTAAACGAGGACAATAATACGCGCGTCCTGTTTGAACGGGTACTTAGTTCAGGTGGTTTGTCGCCGCACAAGAGTGTTGAGGTCTGGAATCGCTTCCTCGAGTTCGAGTCTAATATTGGGGATCTCTCCAGCATCGTTAAGGTCGAACGTCGCCGTAGTGCCGTTTTCGAGAAC CTTAAAGAGTATGAGGGCAAGGAGACCGCCCAGCTGGTTGACCGCTACAAATTTCTGGACCTTTACCCCTGCACCAGCACCGAGCTCAAGTCAATAGGATATGCTGAG AATGTGGGCATTATACTGAACAAGGTGGGTGGTGGAGCTCAAAGCCAGAACACCGGAGAGGTCGAGACAGATAGCGAGGCAACGCCACCGTTGCCACGTCCAGATTTCTCCCAGATGATTCCATTTAAGCCGCGTCCATGTGCTCATCCTGGTGCCCATCCACTTGCAGGTGGTGTATTTCCGCAACCGCCAGCTCTGGCCGCTTTGTGCGCCACCCTGCCTCCACCGAACTCCTTCCGTGGACCGTTCGTTAGCGTAGAGCTACTGTTCGATATCTTCATGCGTCTCAATCTTCCGGACT CCGCACCGCAACCGAATGGAGACAACGAATTGTCGCCTAAGATCTTCGATCTGGCTAAGTCGGTTCACTGGATCGTGGACACAAGCACGTATACGGGGGTGCAGCACAGTGTTACGGCCATTCCACCGCGCCGGCGACGACTGCTGCCTGGGGGCGATGATAGTGACGACGAGCTGCAGACCGCTGTGCCGCCCTCCCACGATATATATCGCCTGCGGCAGCTAAAGCGTTTCGCCAAGTCTAATTAA
- the LOC116800180 gene encoding protein suppressor of forked isoform X3: MSSARDLIKVDIEWGMERLVRAQQVVELRPYDIESWSVMIREAQTRPIHEVRSLYESLVNVFPTTARYWKLYIEMEMRCRYYERVEKLFQRCLVKILNIDLWKLYLTYVKETKSGLSTHKEKMAQAYDFALEKIGMDLHSFSIWQDYIYFLRGVEAVGNYAENQKITAVRRVYQKAVVTPIVGIEQLWKDYIAFEQNINPIISEKMSLERSKDYMNARRVAKELEYHTKGLNRNLPAVPPTLTKEEVKQVELWKRFITYEKSNPLRTEDTALVTRRVMFATEQCLLVLTHHPAVWHQASQFLDTSARVLTEKGVRTSVENISPILCVTVVNQIERVMPFAWWWAKDVQAAKIFADECANILERSINGVLNRNALLYFAYADFEEGRLKYEKVHSMYNKLLQLPDIDPTLVYVQYMKFARRAEGIKSARSIFKKAREDVRSRYHIFVAAALMEYYCSKDKEIAFRIFELGLKRFGGSPEYVMCYIDYLSHLNEDNNTRVLFERVLSSGGLSPHKSVEVWNRFLEFESNIGDLSSIVKVERRRSAVFENLKEYEGKETAQLVDRYKFLDLYPCTSTELKSIGYAENVGIILNKVGGGAQSQNTGEVETDSEATPPLPRPDFSQMIPFKPRPCAHPGAHPLAGGVFPQPPALAALCATLPPPNSFRGPFVSVELLFDIFMRLNLPDSAPQPNGDNELSPKIFDLAKSVHWIVDTSTYTGVQHSVTAIPPRRRRLLPGGDDSDDELQTAVPPSHDIYRLRQLKRFAKSN; this comes from the exons ATGTCTTCGGCCAGAGACCTTATCAAAGTCGACATA GAATGGGGCATGGAGCGCCTGGTGCGAGCTCAGCAAGTGGTGGAGCTGCGGCCCTATGACATCGAGTCCTGGAGTGTCATGATCCGCGAGGCCCAAACGCGGCCAATCCACGAAGTACGCAGCCTTTACGAGTCGCTAGTTAATGTGTTCCCGACAACCGCTCGGTACTGGAAGCTATACATTGAGATGGAGATGCGCTGCCGGTACTACGAACGCGTAGAGAAACTTTTCCAACGCTGCCTAGTCAAGATTTTAAACATCGACCTATGGAAGCTCTATCTTACCTACGTGAAGGAAACCAAGTCGGGTCTAAGCACTCACAA AGAAAAAATGGCCCAGGCTTATGATTTTGCACTGGAGAAAATCGGCATGGATCTACACTCGTTCAGCATCTGGCAGGATTACATATACTTTCTGCGGGGCGTTGAAGCAGTGGGCAACTATGCTGAGAACCAGAAGATCACAGCAGTGCGCCGCGTATATCAAAAGGCGGTAGTCACACCTATCGTGGGCATCGAGCAGTTGTGGAAGGACTATATCGCATTCGAGCAAAACATAAACCCTATTATATCAGAGAAGATGAGTCTGGAGCGATCTAA GGATTACATGAACGCCCGTCGTGTTGCCAAAGAGTTGGAATACCACACAAAGGGTCTCAATCGCAACCTGCCAGCCGTCCCGCCCACACTCACAAAGGAGGAGGTGAAGCAAGTGGAGCTGTGGAAGCGCTTTATCACGTATGAGAAGTCTAATCCGTTGCGCACTGAAGATACGGCCCTAGTCACCCGTCGCGTCATGTTCGCCACAGAGCAATGTTTGCTGGTGCTCACCCACCACCCGGCAGTGTGGCACCAGGCTTCCCAATTCCTGGACACCAGTGCTCGCGTGCTCACCGAGAAAGGCGTGCGTACTAGTGTTGAAAACATTTCACCTATTCTCTGCGTTACTGTAGTGAATCAAATAGAGCGGGTTATGCCCTTTGCTTGGTGGTGGGCAAAG GACGTCCAGGCGGCCAAGATTTTTGCGGACGAGTGCGCTAATATACTGGAGCGGTCTATAAACGGCGTGCTAAACCGAAATGCGTTGCTATATTTTGCCTATGCGGACTTTGAAGAAGGACGGCTAAAGTACGAGAAGGTGCACTCCATGTACAACAAGCTGTTACAGTTGCCAGACATTGATCCCACATTG GTCTATGTTCAGTACATGAAGTTCGCCCGTCGTGCTGAGGGGATCAAGTCGGCCCGTAGCATTTTTAAGAAAGCTCGAGAGGACGTAAGGTCGCGCTATCACATTTTCGTGGCCGCTGCTTTGATGGAGTACTATTGCTCCAAGGACAAAGAAATTGCGTTCCGCATCTTCGAGCTGGGATTGAAGCGTTTTGGTGGCAGTCCAGAGTATGTGATGTGCTACATTGACTACCTGTCCCATCTAAACGAGGACAATAATACGCGCGTCCTGTTTGAACGGGTACTTAGTTCAGGTGGTTTGTCGCCGCACAAGAGTGTTGAGGTCTGGAATCGCTTCCTCGAGTTCGAGTCTAATATTGGGGATCTCTCCAGCATCGTTAAGGTCGAACGTCGCCGTAGTGCCGTTTTCGAGAAC CTTAAAGAGTATGAGGGCAAGGAGACCGCCCAGCTGGTTGACCGCTACAAATTTCTGGACCTTTACCCCTGCACCAGCACCGAGCTCAAGTCAATAGGATATGCTGAG AATGTGGGCATTATACTGAACAAGGTGGGTGGTGGAGCTCAAAGCCAGAACACCGGAGAGGTCGAGACAGATAGCGAGGCAACGCCACCGTTGCCACGTCCAGATTTCTCCCAGATGATTCCATTTAAGCCGCGTCCATGTGCTCATCCTGGTGCCCATCCACTTGCAGGTGGTGTATTTCCGCAACCGCCAGCTCTGGCCGCTTTGTGCGCCACCCTGCCTCCACCGAACTCCTTCCGTGGACCGTTCGTTAGCGTAGAGCTACTGTTCGATATCTTCATGCGTCTCAATCTTCCGGACT CCGCACCGCAACCGAATGGAGACAACGAATTGTCGCCTAAGATCTTCGATCTGGCTAAGTCGGTTCACTGGATCGTGGACACAAGCACGTATACGGGGGTGCAGCACAGTGTTACGGCCATTCCACCGCGCCGGCGACGACTGCTGCCTGGGGGCGATGATAGTGACGACGAGCTGCAGACCGCTGTGCCGCCCTCCCACGATATATATCGCCTGCGGCAGCTAAAGCGTTTCGCCAAGTCTAATTAA
- the LOC6620590 gene encoding uncharacterized protein LOC6620590, whose translation MCSSVGLVVEGVALGSGSQYFSRMTMKREYNTKCFWPDLFCHEVANHYRDYKLQCHLQQQLGSGCVSRNASHRRRKRIPWVKKSREPALLASGYVQFRDVWPTHVHYFPRSDDTTYSSRSQRPVWSGKLSDETYNDAVRRIRSAHSCEQLRHLVNRIPWRRESQIGPSDEVQVASVHGSQTRAWGRLNYKININKCPAESPQQQLPVNFHGYLQLASSYYERGLQANIKYLQSIGQRKRNAIRPATGLPFDEVQRNESPAQEKASRLVTLLKRLPRKAKKKAGDHGIWVNIRTVKREDLEKVQSSDENSDLNSELKSNAAYQLTSMCDYSDLDCTTSELDEPTGAEGERTIEHTLTAATIQAAVQVPHTSGDQRRLYEIIDNLSYLSTGEDSCRRQQLILTLPQITVTDCTAQQVAPHSTSFDIFTMKMPNEDRPPNLDLKAT comes from the exons ATGTGCTCCTCTGTCGGCCTGGTTGTAGAAGGCGTTGCTCTGGGCAGTGGAAGCCAGTATTTTTCACGAATGACCATGAAAAGAGAGTACAATACAAAGTGTTTTTGGCCGGATCTCTTTTGTCACGAAGTAGCTAACCACTATAGGGATTACAAGTTACAATGCcatttgcagcagcagcttggATCTGGATGTGTATCCCGAAATGCAAGCCATCGGCGACGAAAGAGGATACCCTGGGTGAAAAAATCTCGGGAGCCTGCTTTATTAGCGTCAGGATATGTGCAGTTCCGCGATGTGTGGCCAACTCATGTGCATTACTTCCCCAG ATCCGACGATACTACCTATTCGTCTCGCAGCCAACGTCCAGTGTGGTCTGGTAAATTGTCTGACGAGACTTACAACGACGCAGTGCGTCGGATTAGAAGTGCTCATAGTTGCGAGCAGCTACGCCACCTGGTCAACAGGATTCCATGGAGAAGGGAGAGCCAAATTGGACCCAGTGATGAGGTGCAGGTGGCCTCCGTGCACGGAAGCCAAACCAGGGCCTGGGGCCGCCTCAATTATAagataaatattaataagtgTCCCGCGGAAAGCCCACAACAGCAACTTCCGGTGAATTTCCACGGCTATTTGCAACTGGCCAGCAGCTATTACGAACGGGGGTTACAGGCTAATATAAAGTACCTGCAATCGATTGGCCAGAGAAAGCGTAATGCAATAAGGCCAGCGACGGGTTTACCCTTTGACGAAGTGCAGCGTAACGAGAGTCCGGCTCAAGAAAAGGCCAGTCGACTGGTGACGTTGCTCAAGCGTTTGCCACGCAAGGCCAAGAAGAAAGCAGGCGACCACGGTATTTGGGTGAACATAAGAACAGTAAAGCGAGAGGATCTGGAAAAAGTGCAAAGTTCGGATGAGAATTCGGACTTGAACTCAGAGCTGAAATCGAACGCAGCTTATCAGCTTACTAGCATGTGTGATTATAGTGACTTGGATTGTACAACTTCAGAATTGGATGAACCAACAGGAGCAGAAGGAGAAAGAACTATAGAACACACACTGACTGCAGCAACGATCCAAGCTGCTGTCCAAGTCCCACACACATCCGGTGACCAACGACGTCTCTATGAGATCATCGACAATCTAAGCTACCTGAGTACTGGGGAGGACAGTTGTCGCAGGCAGCAACTGATACTGACCTTGCCCCAGATTACGGTCACTGACTGCACCGCTCAACAGGTGGCGCCGCATAGCACCAGCTTCGACATTTTTACAATGAAAATGCCCAATGAAGATAGACCACCGAACCTTGATCTGAAAGCGACATAG